The genomic DNA TATCAGCCATCCGCCGGTGACGAGTGACCCCACGAGTATGGCCGCGACAGTCATCGTTCGCGACCTGAGTCCGGGCGAAATGTCGAGTCTCACGAGATGGTCTCCTCCCGCAGCGCCGCAAACCTGTTCGGCATTGCCTGCAGCAGAGCAGTGAGTACGCGAGCAAACACTTCCTCACGCGCTCCGCGACCATCCACCTTTACGATCGGGCCACACTCGGGATGTTTTGCCTGCCACTCGGCGGTGCCGGCCTCAGCGAACGCTCGCTCCACACGCTGGTGAAAATCCTCACCGGAGCTCTCGATTCGATCATGGATCCCGCGCATTGCCGCGCGGTCGATCCCGTCAGCAGATGGAAAGTCGAGGACGATTGTGAGGTCGGGAACGATTCCACACGTGGCGAGGCAGTTCGCCCCCCGCACATCGGCCTCGGGCAGGCCACGGCCGGCGATCTG from Gemmatimonadaceae bacterium includes the following:
- the tmk gene encoding dTMP kinase; this translates as MERGKLVVFEGTEGSGKSTQLRLLSDRLSAAGVPVVPLREPGGTPVGDTIREILLKPTGDVTPAAEALLFMGSRAELVSREIKPALKRGDVVLMDRFFLSTYAYQIAGRGLPEADVRGANCLATCGIVPDLTIVLDFPSADGIDRAAMRGIHDRIESSGEDFHQRVERAFAEAGTAEWQAKHPECGPIVKVDGRGAREEVFARVLTALLQAMPNRFAALREETIS